AAATCGAGGCGGACAACATCGTGACGGCGCGCGGCTTCGGCTTCCTCAAAACCGCAATCGTGGATCAACATTTCGTGCGGCGCCGGCGCCACAACCGCCTGATCAGCCTGGTGCTGGAACAGCCACAGCTTGCCGGTCTCGGCATCGACGAGGGCACCGCGATCTGGGTGAAACCGGATCAAACCTTCGAAGTGATCGGCGATCATTGCGTCATCGTTTATGACGCGAGCAAGGCACGCTTGCAGCACGATCGTGCAAACCATGGCCTGCGCGCCAGCGGAGTGCAGATGCACGTGCTGCGCCACGGCGCGCAGTATGACTTGAAAGCCAAAAAAGTCCTGCACTTGATGCCGCGATGAAAGTGCTCCCCATTCCCCACACGCTGGTTTTGATCTTCAGCATCATCGTGCTGATGGGCGCCCTCACCTGGGTGGTGCCGGCGGGTGAATTTGCGCGCGCCGAAAAGCAGGGCCGCACCGTGGTCGTGCCCGGCACCTATCAGCGCACGACACCCCAGCAGCAAGACCTGGCGGACATGCTGGCCGCGCCCATTCGTGGCTTCGTGGAAGCGGCCAATATCATTGCCTTCATCTTCATCGCCGGTGGTGCATTCGGTGTGGTGGCCGCAACCGGCGCGATCAACAGCGCGATTGCGGCCAGCACCCGCGCGCTCGAACGCCGTCCCTCCCTGCGCCTGCTCATCATTCCCCTGCTGACCACCTTGTTCTCGCTGGCGGGCGCGACCTTTGGCATGAGTGAAGAAGTGCTGGTGTTCGTGCTCATCTTTATTCCCTTTGCGCTGGCGCTCGGCTATGATTCCCTCGTCGGCGTCGCGATTCCGTTCGTCGGTGCGGGAGCGGGCTTCGCTGCCGCCTTTCTCAATCCCTTTACGGTCGGGATCGCGCAGGGTATTGCAGAATTGCCGCTGTTCTCCGGTTGGCCGTTTCGCCTGGCGGTATGGGCGGTGGTCACGCTGCTGACCGTGATTTTCATCATGCATTACGCCGCCAAAGTCAAACGCGACCCGCGCACCAGTCCGGTGTATGAACTCGACCGCCGGCGCCGGCAGGAGCAGATGGGCGAAGCACCTGCGCCGCTGGGCGGGCGGCAGAAATCGGTGCTGGCGGTGTTTGTGCTCGCGCTGTTGGGCTTGATGCTGGGTGCGCTCGAGTTCAACTGGTACATCACCGAAATTGGCGCGCTGTTCCTCGCCATGGGGATACTCAGCGGGCTGGTGGCGGGCATGAGTTTGAATCAAACCGCGGAGGCGTTCATCGCCGGTGCCAGAGAGATGATGACTGCGGCGCTGGTGGTCGCGTTCTCGCGCGGCATTCTGGTGATTGCCACTGACGGCAAAATCATCGACACCATCCTCAATGCCCTGGCCGGCCTGACGGCGCCGTCGCATCCCGTGCTGGCGGGTTATCTCATGCTGGCGGTGCAGGCCGGCATCAATTTTTTCGTGCCCTCGGGCAGCGGCCAGGCCGCGCTCACCATGCCGATCATGGCGCCGCTCAGCGATCTGCTCGGTCTGACACGGCAGACCGCCGTGCTCATTTTTCAATTAGGCGACGGCTTTAACAATCTCATCATTCCCACTTCCGGCGTGACCATGGGGATGCTCGGCATCGCCAAAATTCCATTTGAAAAATGGGTGCGCTGGATTCTGCCGCTGGAGGGGCTGTTTTTCGCGGTGGGGATGATTTTTATCGCGCTGGCAGTGATGCTGCAGTGGGGGCCGCACTGAAAGCTGCGGAAGACGCCGGCGCGAGGTCTGAAACTGCGATCGTCACGAATCCATTCTTCTTTTTCACCCTCACTCGCACGGGAGGACGTATGAAAAAATCATCGCTACTGGTTTGCCTCGCTGCCTTTGTCGGGGTTGAATACGCCGGCGCCCAGCCCAGCGTCACCGGCGACAACGGTGTGCTTGGTTTCAATCTCAACAGTTATGGCCGCCTGCGCGTCAGCAAATCGCCCTACTCCAGCAGCGCGCGGGAAGTCGATCGCATGAGTTTCATTGCCGCCCTCGGCAAAGAGGACGTCTACGACTACAACGAAGATGGCGACAGCACCAGCGTGACCGCCGCCGGGATCACCCTCCCCGGGGTCGATGCCGCCTACCAGTGCATCACCGACAACGAATATTCCGGTGAGCCGCCGGACATTCGCGTGGTGCATACCGTGATGTCCTGGAGCAATACGCCCTATGTCTTTATTCGATTCCAGGCGGTGAACACCAGTGCCGGTCCACTCGATCTCCATTTGGGAGCCGCCGTCATTCCGCGACCATCCCTCACCTATGGCGGAGAGACCGTGGCCTACGACTCCACCAACCAGACGGCCTACTATTTCCGCACCGGCGAACAACCCTATTGGGGCACGCGGCTGCTCAACAAACCGGTGTATTCGGTGAAAATTCGGGATTGGGATGCTTACTCCCCCAATCCTGACTCGGATGAGGCAACAGATTCCACCCGCCATGCGATGACCGCGGCCAGTGGCTTCGACAACGCCCTGATTGCCGGGCCCAACGGCAGCATCTATCATCACAACGGCGGCCTGGTGACCCTCGCGCCGGGGGACACGGCGGAGCTGGTGTATGCGGTGGTGTATGGCAATTCTCTGGGCGAATTAAGAGAAGCCAGTGCCGCGGCGCAAACCCGCTATGAGGACATCTTCACTTCGGTCGCGGCCTCCTCTCCCGCTGTCCCTTCAGGCTTCTCCCTGCAGCAAAACTATCCCAACCCCTTCAACCCCGCGACGCAGATCCGCTTCCGTCTGGCCCGGCCTGCCAGCGTGCAGTTGACGGTCTATGACGCCGGCGGCCGTGAAGTCAGCCGCCTGCTCGACGGCTTCAAACCTGCGGGCGAGCACGTGATCACCTTCACTGCCCGTGGTTTGAGCAGCGGGGTTTATTTCTACAAGCTGCACACGGAGAAATTCACCGCCATCCGCAAGATGCTGTTGCTGCGATAACTGAGGAGGCAACCACCCGACCGCGGAGCGCAGCGCCAGCCGGCGTTGTGCTCCGCCCCGGGAAGGCTTTGGTCAAACCACATGCCCAGTCGCAAGCCCCAAAATGCGCCGGTGCTCACGCAAAAAATTCTGGCGCTTTACCAGCGCCTGCCGGCGAATCAAAGAAAAGTCGCCGACTATTTTTTGCAGCAGCCCAATGATTTTTCCTTTCTCACCACCGACGCCATGGCCGAGGCCCTGCACGTGAGCAAGGCCACCATTGTGCGTTTTGCGCAAAAGCTCGGTTATGACGGCTTCCCGGCGCTGCGCAACGAGGTGCTGCAGACGCTGCAGGCCAATCTGGCGCCTGCCGACCGCTTCATGCTCGCCTTCGCAAAGCATTCGCCGGAGGAAGCGCTCACCCTGGTGGCCGGGCACGAGGTGCAGAACATCAATCAGACGCTTTTGCATCTCGACCGCCAGGTGTTTCACGAGGTGGTGCAGATGCTGCGGGGCGCGGCGCGCGTCTACACCATGGGGCTGGGCATTTCCAAGCTGCTGGCACAGCTTCTGGCTTATGAATTGCATCAAGTTGCCATCGATGCCCGGCCGCTGGCCAGCGGCACCATGCGCTTTGTCGAACAGTTGGTGCTGGCGAAAAAGGAGGATGTGGTGGTGGCGTTCTCCTTCCCGCCCTATTCCCGGGAGACGGTGGCTGCCGCGACATACGCCGCCGAGAAAGGCCTCGCGCTGGTGGCCATCACCGACAAGCCGGCGGCGCCGGTCACTTTTCATGCCACGCGTGTGCTGGCGGTGCGCACCAAAAACATGCTTTACACCAATTCGATTTCGGCGATCTCCGTGGTGATCAACGCCCTGGTCACCGAGATCGCGCTGCACAACAAGCAGGAGGTCAGCAGAGTCTTCCAGGAATCATCACGCATCATGCAGCAGACGCAGGAATTCCTGGACGACTAGCCGGGCAAAAGCGAATCCCCGCATCATCAGTACCTGCATTTTGCATGCTGGCTTGCTGCTGCCCGGGAGTAACAGCTTGTTCACACCTGTTTTTTTGAGGTGATAAAATCCAAAGCCGGGGCACGCAAGGACGCGCAGCCGCCGAGGCTTCGCCAAGAGTAGTTGTTCCGCCACGGTTTGACCGTGGCATTGTCCTGCGATCCTGCGGAGGCGCCTGGCAGAAATGCCACGGCCGGGCCGTGACCGATCAAAAAGAGAACGGAACTGTCACCGCAAGATTTTTGAACCACGATGCACGAGGGCAAACTTCATGGCCGCGGTGATCTTTGCGGTGAGGAGACTGGTGTTTGGCAATTTCAGCAGAAAAACTCTTTGCGGCTTTGCATGGGTTTTGTTTTCGTTTTTTTATCGCTTCGCAAAAGTTGGCAGCATTGGGCTAGAAGCCTGCCCGCCGGTATCGGCATGGCATGCCTGAGTGATTGGTGGAGCAGGGGCAAACCACAATGCAGGGTGACGACATGATCAAAAGAATCCTGAGCACGGGCCTGCTGGTGTGGCTCGCCTTCGCCCCGGCGCAGGCCGGCACCACCGGCAAAATCGCCGGGCGGGTGGTCGACAAGACCAGCAAAGCGCCGCTGCCCGGCGCCAGCGTCCAATTGGAGGGCACGACCCTGGGCGCGGCCGCCGATCACAACGGCGCGTTCGTCATTTTGAACATTCCGCCGGGCACCTACAGCGCGCGCGTCAATTTCATCGGCTATGACCCGGTGACGATCGCCAACGTCCGGGTGGCAATCAACCAAACCACGACACTCCACGTGGAACTGAACGAAAGCCTGCTGGAGGGCGAGGAGGTCGTGGTGGTGGCGGAGCGGCCGCTGGTGCGTCAGGATGCCACCGGCACGGTGGCCATCGTCGGCCGCGATGACATTCAGGCGCTGCCGGTGCGCGATTTCGTGGAGGTACTGCAGCTTCGTGCCGGGGTGGTGGGCGAGGGCAACAACATCAACATTCGCGGCGGCCGCAGCAATGAAGTGGCCTACCTCGTCGATGGCGTGTACATCGAAGATCCGCTCTTCGGCGGCCTGGGCACGCGCGTGCACAACGATGCCATCGAGCAGCTTGAGTTTCTCTCCGGCACGTTCAGCGCGGAATTCGGCGACGCGCTGAGCGGCGTGGTCAACATCGTCACCCGCGAGGGCGGCGGGCAATTCACCGCCAAGCTCGACGGCCGCACCAGCGAGTTTGCCGCGCCCTATTCGCACTACGATGAAAACCGCGTCATCATCTCGCTGGGCGGGCCGCTGCCCCTGCTGCCCAATCTCACTTTCTTCGTTAGCGGGGAAAGCGACCGGCGCGGCAGTTGGCTGCCGTTCGGCTATAATCGTGAGTTTTCCACGCTCGGCAAGCTGTCGCAAAAATTTTCCAGCGCGTTGAAAGCCACTCTGAGCTACCGTCTGACGCGCGGCGGCCGCCAGAGCTACAGTCACGCCTGGAAATACATTCCTGAACAATACGCCCACTCGCGCACGCACAGCGATCACGCCGTGCTCACCCTCAAACACGTGCTCAGCAACAAGGCCTTCTACGACCTGAAGCTCTCCTCTTTCCGGCAAAGTTACCGCCTGGGCGTGATGGATGCGAACGACAACTTCCTGCCGCCTTCGCAATATCTCGCCACCGGTGATCGCGTCTACCTCCCAACGGCCGGCAATGGCTTCGAATTCTATGCGCGCGCCCATCCGCTGGACTACCTCGACAGCCACACCAAAACCCTCAATGCCCGAGCCGATTGGGTGTGGCAGGCGCATCCCTCACATGAGTTGAAGGCCGGGCTGGAGCTGAAGCGCCACGATCTGCGGCTGTACAGCATCTACGACCCCAGGCGCAATTTCCCCTACATCAACGATTACACGCGCAAGCCGGTGGAGGCCGCGGCCTACGTGCAGGACAAGATGGAGTTTGCCTCGTTGATCCTGAATGCCGGCCTGCGCCTGGATTTCGCCGATCAGCGCGCCCCCTTTCGCGCCAACCCGCTCGACCCGCAGGCGGTGGTGGCCGCTTCGAAGAAATGGCAGATCAGTCCGCGCCTGGGCATCGCCCACCCCATCACCGAGCGCACCAACTTTCATTTTTCCTACGGCCATTTCTTCCAGAACCCCGAGTATCAATTTCTCTACGAAAACAGCCAGTACGATTTGAATGTGCGCGAGCCGCTCTTCGGCCAGCCCGACCTCGAGGCGCAGAAAACCGTGGCCTATGAAGTCGGGGTGGCGCACCAGTTGACCCCGACGCTGGCCGCCAGCCTGACCGCCTACTACAAAGATGTGACCGGCTTGATTGGCACGCATTACTATTTCCCCTATTTCGATGGCCGCTTCGTGGGCTACACCCTGTACGTCAATGAGGATTATGCCAACATCAAGGGCTTTGAAGTCGACGTGACCTTGCGCCGCACGAAAAACTTTGCCGGCGGCCTGACCTACACCTACTCGGTGGCCAAAGGCAGCGCCTCCTCGGAAACCGAGCAATACCCCGGCACGCAGGAGTCGACGCTGCTCTACTATCTCGATTTCGACAAGACGCACGTCATCAATCTCAACACCAGCCTGAGTTTCAAAGAGAAGGAGGGGCCGCGGCTGTTCGGCATGCAGCCGCTGGCGCGCACCTACTGGAACGTCGTGCTGCGCACCAGCAGCGGCTATCCCTACACACCCGGCGGCCGTGACGCCGGCTTCGTGATCCGCAACTCCGAGCGCATGCCGTGGACACTCTCGCTGGATGCGGAAGTCGGCAAAGACTGGCGGCTGGGCGGCTTCGTGCTGACGGTTTTTGCCGAAGCGCTCAATCTCACCAACTACAAAAACGTGTTGTCCGTGTATTCCGACACCGGCCTGCCGGATGTGACACGGGTGGGCAACAACTCGCCGGAGTACATTCGCGATCCTTCCAATTTCGGCCCGCCGCGCCGCGTGCGGCTGGGCTTGCGGTTGCAGAGGTGATTTCGCCGGATGGAGGTCGAACGATGTTGTGCCAAACCAGCATGACCCGCGTGAAAAAATTGCTGCTGCTGTGCGCACTGCTGCCCGCCGCCCTGCCGGCCCAGCGAACCCAGGCGGGGCGCGAGCGCGATGGGGAGAATTTTTTCCTGCACCCGCCGGCGGCGACCGCCGGTATTCGTGATCGTGCCGGCGGCACGCACAACAAGAGCAACATCGGCTTGTTTTTCGAAAACCGTGGCAAGCTCTATCCGCGGCGCCTGAGTCAGGGCCCGTCGGGAGAGTATCCCATCGGCAGCGGCCGGCATTACATCTACCGCATCAACCCCTGGGTGGGCGTGCCCAACAATGTGGTGCAGGGCCGTTTCACCACCAATGAAGAATGGGAGGCGGTGGGTGGCTATCACAACCCGGCGCTGGCGCAGATCGCCTTCAGCGACCGGCCGGAAACCTGGCCGGCCACCGGCTGGCCGGTGAAGGATGCCCGGGGCAACCCCATCATCCGCTCGGATCAGGACAGCTACTGCGTTTACAGCGATTCCAACAACACCAGCAAAACCGGCATTCTGGGGTTGGAGGTGCATCAAACCGGGTATGCCTACGGTGTGAAATTCGCCGCTGACATGATCTTCTTCAAATTCGACATTATCAACAAGGGCAAGCGCCGTCTCGACAGTCTCTATTTTGCGATGTACATGGACATCGATGCCGGCAACGTCTCCGGCGGCGATCCCGAATGGGCGGACGAGAAGATCGGCTTCGATCGCGAACTGCAGCTTCTGTACGATTACGATGCCGACAACTACACCAGCGAATGGCCGGGCAACATTCCCGGCGAGATGGGCGTGGCGTTTTTGCGCACGCCCGCGGTCAACGGCCGGCAGTTGGGCATCACCGACATGCACTGGTTCCTCTACGACGACCTGAATGTCACCGACATCGACTCGGTGCAATACGGGCTGATGTCGAGTGCCGCCAGTCTCTACCATTCGCCTTTGGGACCGAAATTTCTGCATCCCGGCGCCAATGCCCCGAATCTCCATTTCGATGATCTCAGCACGCAGGATCCCGGCGGCAACGACACTGATGCCATCGCGGCCTCCGGACCCTACACCCTGGCGGTGGGAGACACGCTGACGTTCATCACCGCCATCGTAGCCGGGCCGGATCGCCAGCAACTGTTCGCCAACACCCGCACCGCGCACAACATTGTGGCGCTGAATTTCGAGGTGGCACGGCCGCCGGATCCGCCCAAGCTGAGTGCCGTGCCGGGCAACCGCCGCGTCACGCTCTATTGGGATGACCGCTCCGAACGCAGCCGTGACAAGTTTTCGAATGCCTTCGATTTCGAGGGCTATCGTCTCTACAAGAGCCTGGACAAGGGCATCACCTGGGATCAAATTGATCGCAACGTCTTTCCCCACGCCGGCCCGGATCCCGTGCCGCTGGCACAGTTCGATGTCCTCAACGGTCTCGGCGCCGACACCGGTTTGCAATACAGTTTCGTCGATACCAACGTGGTGAACGGTTTTGAATATTGGTACTCGCTCACCGCATACGATCGTGGCAGCGAGGCCGTCGAGAGCCTGGAGTCCAGCCGCGGCGCCACTTTGGATGAGCCCAACATCGTGGCGGTGGTGCCGCGCCAGGATGCCATCGGTCGTATGCCGCCGCGGGTGACCGACCTGCGGCAGATCGGCAGCGGCAGCTCGAATTACCAGTTCCTCATCAGCGCCACGGATCAAGCTGGCGCAGCCGGCCAGACTTTTGTCGTGGAGTTCCTGCCCGCAATCGCGCGGGTGACCGGCAATCTCTCCGCCAGAGTCGAGGCGACCATCGCCGACCTGGAGGCGACCGTGCCGCGGAGCTATGCGCTGCGTTTCCTTTCCGCGACCGCTTTCCATCTCCTGGATGTCGCCTCCGGTGACACACTGTTGCGCAACCAGAGTTACGTTTCGGGCACCGCCTTCACCTTCGAGGGTCTGCAGATCACCATCACCAATCCCGCCCCCACCGAGCCGCTCGACTTTTTTCCCGAGGCCGGCGATGAAGTGGTGATCGCGCCCGGGGTGCAAGTCAGCAGCGGAGGCGCGGTGGTGCTGCCGGTGCGGCCCCTGGCGCTGGGCAAACCCTATGCGACCAGCAACGGCCTGATCTTCACAATCGTGCCGCCGGCGACCGCTCCTCAGCCGCTCACTTACAAGGATCGCTTTCAGTTCTCCACCACACCGCCGCGTGTCGATGCCAGCGCGGTGAAAAGCGAGTTGGGACGGGTGCGCGTCGTGCCCAATCCCTACTTGGTGGCCTCCAGTTTCGAAGAGGAATTCGGGCAACTGCGGCGCGAGCCGCTGCGTGTGCTGCGCTTCGTCAATTTGCCGCCGGTGTGCACGATTCATGTGTTCACGCTCGACGGCGATTTGATCAAGACCATCGAGCATAATGACGGCACCGGCGTCGCCACCTGGGATATGCGTTCGGCCTCCGGCCGCGAGATCGCCACCGGTGTCTATCTTTATCTCGTGAAAACCGACAACGCGGAGAAACTCGACCGCTTCGCGGTGGTGAAGTGAGGTCTTACCCTTACTCTTACTCTTACTCTTAAAAAAAGTAAGAGTAAGAGTAGGAGTGGGAGTAGGAAAAGCTGAACTGGAACCACGCAATTAAGCATGGGGGTCAGGCATGGAATACCTCTTTGATCACGAGAAGCTCAAGGCATACCAGGAGGCGATTCAATTTGTGGCATGGCTGGCACCGCGTCTCGAGCATTTGAAAAAATGCCGGGTCATGCACGATCAACTCGAACGCGCCAGCACTTCGATTGTCCTCAACCTGGCAGAGGGCAATGCCAGGTTTTCGATGAAGGAACGCGCGCGCTATTTGGAAATCGCCAGTGGCTCGACAATGGAATGCGCCGCGGCACTCGATGTCCTTTGCGCACAAGGGTACTTGACACAGCCAGACACCACTGCAGGCAAACGCATATTGAAACGCGTCGCCGGCCTTATTATTGGCCTGCGCACCAATGCTCAGAATCGAATCGCCGAGGTGGGCGTGATGTATGGAGGGGAGGAGCTGGAGTAAGAGTAAGAGTAAGAGTAAGAGTAAGAGTAAGAGCAGGAGGAGGAGGAGGAGGACAACGAGCAGGGAGACCGAAACCCCGAGGTTGATATGAAAAAGCATCTACTTTCGCTGCTGGGATGGTGTGTCGCATTTGCGGTGCAGGCGCAGAACGCCAATCTTGGCACGGCAGGCGCGCAATTTCTGCAAATTCCAGTGGGCGCGCGGGCAACGGGCATGGCCGGCGCATATGTCGCGAGCGCAGCCAATGCCGCCGCGCTGTTTTGGAATCCCGCCGGCATTGCCCGCCTTGAACGGCAATCGGTTTACTTCGCGCACACGCCCTGGCGCGCCACCATGCAATTGAATTCCGCGGCCTATGCCCTGCGCCTCGGCGAGCTCGGCAGTCTCGGCGTGGCGGTGACGGTGCTGTCGATGGACCGCATGGAAGTCACCACCGAGTATGCCCAGGACGGCACCGGCGAATTCTTCGAGGCCCAGGATGTGATGATCGGCCTGAGCTATGCCCGCGCGCTCAGCGACCGCTTTAGCACCGGCATCACCGCGAAATATATCCAGCAAAAAATCTGGAACGAGTCGGCCTCCGGCATCGCCTTCGACGTCGGCACGCAGTACCGTCTATGGTTCAAAGAAGCGGTGATCGGCATGAGCCTGACCAACTTTGGCAGCGACCTGCACATGGCCGGCCGGGATCTGTCGTATAAATTCGACACCGACCCGAACGCGCCGCGCAACCGCCTGGCGCCCGCCACGCTCGAAACCGAAGCCTATCCCCTGCCGCTGCACTTTCAAGTCGGCCTGGCGCTCGAACTGCTGCGCTCCCGCATCTTCGCGTGGCGGCTGGCCTCCGATGTCACCCATCCCAATGACAACAGCGAGCGCGTGAACTTCGGCACCGAGCTGGGCGTGTTCGACCGGCTGTTCCTGCGCGGCGGCTATCGCTTCAACTACGATGACGAAGATCTCTGCTTCGGCCTGGGCCTGTCGTGGCCGATGGCCAACAGCCATCTCGCCGTCGATTATGCCTACACCCGCCACGACCTGCTGCCCGACGTGCACCGCTTTGCCGTGGGGCTGGAGTTCTGAGGCTTTGCATGACGGCACTCAATGCGCATTCTGCCCGGCTATGCTTGGGTGCGTAACCCGCGAAACATGCGAGATACACCAAATAGTTCTTCGTGTGTTTCGTGGTAGAATTCCAAATGTGCTCATCACCAATTCCGGGACTCGTGGCCGGTGCCCTGAAAGATTTGGTGTCTGTCCGAGAATGCCGGCATCACGAAAGCGGCGCAGGGATGCTAATCCATGCTAAAATCAGTTTGGCAAACCGGCCGGTGGTTGCTGCTTGCTCAACTCCTGCTGCTGCGCAACCTGTTGGCGCAGGGCAGTGTGCTGCTGGTGGGCGGCGGCTCCGAGAACTACAACGACTGGTCGGATGCACCCTATCGCTGGCTGGTGCAACACGCGCCCAATCGCGAAATTTTGATTCTGCATTATGACAGCCCATCCTCCTTCCTGCCGAACTACTTCAAATCTTTGGGTGCCGCCAATGCGGCCAATTTGGTGATCAACAGCCGCAGCAGCGCAAATGACTCGGCCAACTATCGCGCCATTTTGCGGGCCGGTGGATTGTTTCTGCGCGGCGGGGACCAATGGCAGTATGTCTCGTTGTGGCAGGGCACGCTCGCCAGCCAGGCGATTCAGCAGGTGTTTCAAGCCGGCGGCGCGATCGGCGGTACCAGCGCCGGCGCGATGGTATTGAGCGAAATCGTCTTCGACGCGCGCACGACTTCGGTCGATCCGCGCCAGGCGCTGCGCAATCCCCTGCGCGCCGGCATCACCTTCACGGCCGGCTTTCTCGCATTGGTGCCGCATGCGCTGATCGACACCCACTTCTACGAACGCGGCCGTCTCGGCCGGCTGGCGGCGATGCTGGCCGTCTATCAGGCACAACACGGCCGCTGGCTCACCGGCATCGGTGTCGATGACCGCACCGCGCTCGCGATTGCGCCGGATGGCAGCGCCGAAGTTTTTGGATCCGGGGCCGTGACGCTGCTGCGCGCCGGTGAGCGCACCACAGCCACCGTGCAAGTGAATCAGCCACTGGCGCTCTCCGAGCTGGAATTGCAGCAATTCACCGCGGGCTTTCGCTTCGAACTGGCATCCGGAGACCTTCGCAACCGGCCGGAAGCCGCGATGAATTTTTCCGCGGTTCCTTTTCAAGCGAGCGGCACCGGCATTTGGCTGGAAGGCAGTGATCAGCCAGGCGACTGGTTCGCCGCCGGCGGCAGCTTTGCGGGTTTTCTTGCCGGTTTCACGGCCGGCCGGGACACACTCGGCATCATTGCCTCACCGGCGGCGGGCGCGAGTGCCCAGGCGCTTGCGCAACAGCTCGCACAGCGTGGGTTTTCCTCCCACCTGCTGTCGCTGGATTCCAGCACCCGCAATGACCAGCCTACTGCCACGCGGGTGCAACGGAGTGCCGGTCTCATCTTCGCCGGCAATTTTCCGGACAGTGTTGCGCCTCATCTCGCGCCGGCCACCGCCACCGGACAGGCGTTCGCCGCAGCGAGGCAGGCGGGACATGCGATGTTGTTTCTCGGCAATGATGCCAAACTCGCGGGCAGCACCGGCATCGGGCAAACGGAAGTTTCGACCACGGCGGCTTATCGCGGCCGCCTCACGCTTTTCACGGGATTGAGTTTGCTCGGCAGCA
This genomic window from candidate division KSB1 bacterium contains:
- a CDS encoding PorV/PorQ family protein, coding for MKKHLLSLLGWCVAFAVQAQNANLGTAGAQFLQIPVGARATGMAGAYVASAANAAALFWNPAGIARLERQSVYFAHTPWRATMQLNSAAYALRLGELGSLGVAVTVLSMDRMEVTTEYAQDGTGEFFEAQDVMIGLSYARALSDRFSTGITAKYIQQKIWNESASGIAFDVGTQYRLWFKEAVIGMSLTNFGSDLHMAGRDLSYKFDTDPNAPRNRLAPATLETEAYPLPLHFQVGLALELLRSRIFAWRLASDVTHPNDNSERVNFGTELGVFDRLFLRGGYRFNYDDEDLCFGLGLSWPMANSHLAVDYAYTRHDLLPDVHRFAVGLEF
- a CDS encoding TonB-dependent receptor, which gives rise to MIKRILSTGLLVWLAFAPAQAGTTGKIAGRVVDKTSKAPLPGASVQLEGTTLGAAADHNGAFVILNIPPGTYSARVNFIGYDPVTIANVRVAINQTTTLHVELNESLLEGEEVVVVAERPLVRQDATGTVAIVGRDDIQALPVRDFVEVLQLRAGVVGEGNNINIRGGRSNEVAYLVDGVYIEDPLFGGLGTRVHNDAIEQLEFLSGTFSAEFGDALSGVVNIVTREGGGQFTAKLDGRTSEFAAPYSHYDENRVIISLGGPLPLLPNLTFFVSGESDRRGSWLPFGYNREFSTLGKLSQKFSSALKATLSYRLTRGGRQSYSHAWKYIPEQYAHSRTHSDHAVLTLKHVLSNKAFYDLKLSSFRQSYRLGVMDANDNFLPPSQYLATGDRVYLPTAGNGFEFYARAHPLDYLDSHTKTLNARADWVWQAHPSHELKAGLELKRHDLRLYSIYDPRRNFPYINDYTRKPVEAAAYVQDKMEFASLILNAGLRLDFADQRAPFRANPLDPQAVVAASKKWQISPRLGIAHPITERTNFHFSYGHFFQNPEYQFLYENSQYDLNVREPLFGQPDLEAQKTVAYEVGVAHQLTPTLAASLTAYYKDVTGLIGTHYYFPYFDGRFVGYTLYVNEDYANIKGFEVDVTLRRTKNFAGGLTYTYSVAKGSASSETEQYPGTQESTLLYYLDFDKTHVINLNTSLSFKEKEGPRLFGMQPLARTYWNVVLRTSSGYPYTPGGRDAGFVIRNSERMPWTLSLDAEVGKDWRLGGFVLTVFAEALNLTNYKNVLSVYSDTGLPDVTRVGNNSPEYIRDPSNFGPPRRVRLGLRLQR
- a CDS encoding TIGR00366 family protein codes for the protein MKVLPIPHTLVLIFSIIVLMGALTWVVPAGEFARAEKQGRTVVVPGTYQRTTPQQQDLADMLAAPIRGFVEAANIIAFIFIAGGAFGVVAATGAINSAIAASTRALERRPSLRLLIIPLLTTLFSLAGATFGMSEEVLVFVLIFIPFALALGYDSLVGVAIPFVGAGAGFAAAFLNPFTVGIAQGIAELPLFSGWPFRLAVWAVVTLLTVIFIMHYAAKVKRDPRTSPVYELDRRRRQEQMGEAPAPLGGRQKSVLAVFVLALLGLMLGALEFNWYITEIGALFLAMGILSGLVAGMSLNQTAEAFIAGAREMMTAALVVAFSRGILVIATDGKIIDTILNALAGLTAPSHPVLAGYLMLAVQAGINFFVPSGSGQAALTMPIMAPLSDLLGLTRQTAVLIFQLGDGFNNLIIPTSGVTMGMLGIAKIPFEKWVRWILPLEGLFFAVGMIFIALAVMLQWGPH
- a CDS encoding MurR/RpiR family transcriptional regulator; the encoded protein is MPSRKPQNAPVLTQKILALYQRLPANQRKVADYFLQQPNDFSFLTTDAMAEALHVSKATIVRFAQKLGYDGFPALRNEVLQTLQANLAPADRFMLAFAKHSPEEALTLVAGHEVQNINQTLLHLDRQVFHEVVQMLRGAARVYTMGLGISKLLAQLLAYELHQVAIDARPLASGTMRFVEQLVLAKKEDVVVAFSFPPYSRETVAAATYAAEKGLALVAITDKPAAPVTFHATRVLAVRTKNMLYTNSISAISVVINALVTEIALHNKQEVSRVFQESSRIMQQTQEFLDD
- a CDS encoding T9SS type A sorting domain-containing protein is translated as MKKSSLLVCLAAFVGVEYAGAQPSVTGDNGVLGFNLNSYGRLRVSKSPYSSSAREVDRMSFIAALGKEDVYDYNEDGDSTSVTAAGITLPGVDAAYQCITDNEYSGEPPDIRVVHTVMSWSNTPYVFIRFQAVNTSAGPLDLHLGAAVIPRPSLTYGGETVAYDSTNQTAYYFRTGEQPYWGTRLLNKPVYSVKIRDWDAYSPNPDSDEATDSTRHAMTAASGFDNALIAGPNGSIYHHNGGLVTLAPGDTAELVYAVVYGNSLGELREASAAAQTRYEDIFTSVAASSPAVPSGFSLQQNYPNPFNPATQIRFRLARPASVQLTVYDAGGREVSRLLDGFKPAGEHVITFTARGLSSGVYFYKLHTEKFTAIRKMLLLR
- a CDS encoding four helix bundle protein translates to MEYLFDHEKLKAYQEAIQFVAWLAPRLEHLKKCRVMHDQLERASTSIVLNLAEGNARFSMKERARYLEIASGSTMECAAALDVLCAQGYLTQPDTTAGKRILKRVAGLIIGLRTNAQNRIAEVGVMYGGEELE